The Punica granatum isolate Tunisia-2019 chromosome 4, ASM765513v2, whole genome shotgun sequence sequence TTGCAAGAACGTTGGTATTTCTGGTAAGGTTTGACGTGCCAGCAGTTCTGAGAGAAATATGTGGGTGCTCATAGCGACGAATGAAATTTGTACGCAAAAGCAGTTGATACTGCGTTTTTGATAGGGTCAGGGGGGACCTCATCTTATACAGGAATCATTGCAGGGCTGGGTATAATCAATCTCATGTAATACGCTTGGAGCATGTCTTCTGAGGTTCTTATGCTGCAATCAGCAGTACTTGACATGATCGGATCCGATAGTAAATAGTCGAAATTCCaagttcttttccttttcatgtCAAGCGATTGTTACAGGGAAATTGAAAATGTACCAATAATTGTTGGGATTAGGTTTTGTTGTTTTCAGATATATGTGGTGTTCTCAGATTAAGCTAAAAGGGCAAGTATCAGTTTCATCATCAGCATCTAAAAATATTACAAAGAGTCATCGTGTACACTAAAGAATCGAATTTGAGGGTCGATCGGCTCCCCATTCATCTATCAAGCATCACGCCCTGTATTCACGATATTATACATGGAACGTACAACGAGTTACAGGATTTTCCAAATATGAAAAGAATAACAAAGAAcagcttcttctcctcctACTACTACTACTTACAGCCACAGCTTTCCATTGATTTCCAGTACTTACTAGCAAGGGGCCAACGTGTTGGGAGGCAAAGTGATGCCTCCACCTCTCACAGATACGCTAGGGCATTTGCTCACAAAGAGGTTTGATGAGTCGAGGAAGAGAACTATCACGGTGATATCATCGTGGAAGAAGCGGCGGACACCACGGTCGATTTTTTTCAAGTCTGAGTATCtcatttctctcttcttcgcTGCTTCCTGTAGTGCAGCTTTCACGAGCCGCCTCGCGCTTCCCTGCGCAGGAAAATTCACGAAATTTATCAAAGTAATTTTGGTTCTGACAAATAGATCAAACTATCTTAGTTTATGCCCCCTCCCAGTCCCAAGTCATGAATTGCCTGGTCAGCGGTACTTAAACTTAGCTCTATGCTTTGGTTTGAAAGAATGGAACGATCTCAGCATAGTCCCACATGACATAGGGACATTTTATATTGCATTCAATCCATTTACAAGAGGAAATACCGTTACTAACATAGAAGGCAAGAGTAGAAGTAAAGTAGCTTACACTGCGAGGATGATTTTGAATGATATCTACTGCTTCCTGGTTAGTCAGGTGCTCCCACAGCCCATCGGATGCAAATATAACAAACCGATCGTCCGGTAGCAAATGGTGCGTAGATATCGATGGTTCTGCACTTAGGATTGGTCTCTTGAAAGGTTCACGAAGTCGAAATTTGGCATATAACGGCTCCCTGTTGAACTCAGCCTTCTTCAAGTATATATCACCAATGGCCCTCGAGACCTGCAACAGAACTTTTTCGATTATTTTGGGACAGTAAAAGGCTTCTCTTTATCACCAATTAACTGGGAAGTTACACTTGCATAAAATGATGCAACTAATAAATAGCAAACACATACCCCCTGAGACTTCAGCTCCCTTTTAAACCGAGACTGTGTCAATCTATTAATCTATCAACAACCTTTCTAAATTCCTTGAATGAAGGACCTGTTAGTATGGAAATATCTCAAACAGGTAACTTAACAGATTCGACTCAAATTTTCTCAAGCTTGAGCcaagcttcttttttttattttaatcgaGCTCAATCTCGACAATACCCAACCTGAGAGACTTGTGCACCTAATCGAGCTCCTTTAAGTTCAAAAGAACAAATGTTCCCAGATTTTGACTCTTTATCTGACATACATATCAAGCTTGTTCTTGAGTCAAATCAGACCACTCCCAAGCTTCGGCTGAGCATATGCTCAGTCTACTCCAAGACACAGCAGGGACAATAGAATCAGCTGGGCCGGAGAAAGCTCTAGTCCGATGAAACAATACTCAATCAAGCTTGAACCTAGCAATCCTTGGGTTGTCTTACTTACGCCTCTACTAGCAATAAATCATCACTTCAGGAAAGGATGCTAAATCTCCATGTTAACCATGTCAAATATTAAACTCATAGAGGAAATGAAATTAAACGCAGTACCTGTATGAGGCCCTTTACACGCCACACATTATGCTTTAAAACAACAATCTGCTTATCATCAGGATGCATAGAACAGAGCTCCTGCCTCACGGACTCTATACATGCATTGTGCTCATCCGACAACTGAACTGCTATAACCTCCCCTGTGGCCTTCACAGCTCTCCCCAGGACAGCTCGTGAATCACCGAGGTTTGCAATGTAGAGGGTCCCACCACAGACGACCCCGGTGAGGCAACACGATCCGACAGCTGCAATTTGTGGTTTCGTTGGCCACTGTCTGGTCACGACAGAGACGAAGCCCTCCTCTGCTGCCTGATAGGCCTTCCTTATAACATCAACTGACATCGACTGCTGCTCCAAAGTGAACCCTGAAGATCATGTAATTGATACTATGTAAAAGTCAACAAACAAATGAATTTCACCTAGAAAATTTTCTCACAGAAAAGAACCTGTCTTCGAATTTCAAGAATTTAAAGTCACTTTCTTTTATAACATTTAATACATTGAATATTCCTTGTTTTGCAGTACTTCAATCAACAGAAGGCAAAATAAGCAAGGAAACCTGTCTTGGAAAAGCTTTCGCGAGGAATAATTAGTATGCTTTCCACCATTCATCAAGTGACATTGAGAATGAAAAGGCTTTTGCTAAAAAATCATTTTCGATGAAGATATTATCCAATTTTGGCATTTTTTCCCCcataaagtaaaaattttgcaTCTTTTCATCTGCTTACTCACTCATTTAAATGAAGCAAGCGACTAATTGCATACTGTTGAATGATTCAGCTGATTTACAGTAATCTGGAAAGGTTTAGTCCCAAggcatttttattttgccAATGCTGGCATCTAACCAAAAGCCTGCACCACATCCTCTACCATTTGTTACACGTATACAATTTCTCGGGTTTAATGAAACTGAGGCCATGTATAGACACCTTGAGAGGAGATTAATAATCTTCAGAGTTCTCAAAAGAGTTGAAGCCGACTTACTTTTGAGATGCTGAAAAAGGTGATCATTGATATAGCGAGATGTCTCAGGCCCACCATGCCCATCATATATACCCACAAATGTACCAAAAGGGCCAGACTCATTCGAGCTCAAACTTCCCGACTCAATCTGGCTCTGATCCTCGAGAAGACTGTTTGCTTGCACAACGGCCATCGAGAAATCACCGGTTGAGTGTTGGCCCATATCTTTGTACCACAAGAGCCCGTCTTGCCGCCCCACAGAATTGGAGCCTGAATGAACATATCGGTCCGACCTTGGCCCGAAACAGGCCTGGAGAAAGTTCATCAACCCCGATAACATCCCTCATCTCATCAAGACAACCCTCTTCCAAGTTCTTCTCGACATCTATCTGGTACTTATTCTATAACTAAACCACAAATATATAGCAGCAATAATAGCTTTTCCACTGCTTGTCAGGTCAATAAATGTTCCACTCTGCAGTGACATGAAAAGAACTGAAAGTATTAAACTAAAAAGGCGCAAGAATGACAGGACATATAAGGAATTGGCAGAAACAACCTTTAACTTGATTGAATCCCTCATTTCCAAGTGAAAGAACAAACGGAccataagaaattaaaaggaaaaaaagaaaaagaaaagaccaGCTCTCATCAATTCAATTAAGTGGAAATTGGCATACAACAGAGCAACTACACAACTGCAGCAG is a genomic window containing:
- the LOC116203757 gene encoding probable protein phosphatase 2C 46, which encodes MLSGLMNFLQACFGPRSDRYVHSGSNSVGRQDGLLWYKDMGQHSTGDFSMAVVQANSLLEDQSQIESGSLSSNESGPFGTFVGIYDGHGGPETSRYINDHLFQHLKRFTLEQQSMSVDVIRKAYQAAEEGFVSVVTRQWPTKPQIAAVGSCCLTGVVCGGTLYIANLGDSRAVLGRAVKATGEVIAVQLSDEHNACIESVRQELCSMHPDDKQIVVLKHNVWRVKGLIQVSRAIGDIYLKKAEFNREPLYAKFRLREPFKRPILSAEPSISTHHLLPDDRFVIFASDGLWEHLTNQEAVDIIQNHPRSGSARRLVKAALQEAAKKREMRYSDLKKIDRGVRRFFHDDITVIVLFLDSSNLFVSKCPSVSVRGGGITLPPNTLAPC